One Pseudoalteromonas sp. NC201 DNA segment encodes these proteins:
- a CDS encoding M14 family metallopeptidase: MQRQYAIGTLGVPWTSKEKTLWLENQSIKRSYSEEVVTQIEALKHTFDVTEYGQLDYPNQTYSLYALTTKNWQQNKPTILVTGGVHGYETSGVHGALAFAKSEAQQYEQAYNFIILPCLSPWGYETINRWNPEAIDPNRSFYADSPALESRSAIDFVNEKAADILCHVDLHETTDSDNSEFRPALAARDGKENHNWNIPDGFYLVGHTQKPEAKFQKRIIEEVAAVTQIADADDHGQLIGVDLEQHGVINYDGTALGLCMGMTNAAFVTTTEVYPDGQNATPENCIAGQVAAIRGAIKYLQNESL; this comes from the coding sequence ATGCAAAGACAATATGCTATAGGTACGCTCGGCGTACCTTGGACTTCCAAAGAAAAAACATTGTGGTTAGAAAACCAATCGATAAAGCGCTCATATTCTGAAGAAGTCGTAACTCAAATAGAAGCGCTCAAGCACACTTTTGACGTCACCGAGTATGGTCAGCTTGACTACCCCAACCAAACTTATTCTCTATATGCATTAACAACAAAAAACTGGCAGCAAAACAAACCGACCATACTGGTTACCGGTGGCGTGCATGGCTATGAAACAAGCGGTGTACATGGCGCTCTTGCTTTTGCCAAATCAGAAGCACAACAATATGAACAGGCTTATAATTTCATTATCTTGCCTTGCTTGAGTCCTTGGGGCTATGAAACGATAAACCGCTGGAACCCAGAAGCCATTGACCCTAATCGCTCTTTTTATGCGGATAGTCCAGCGCTTGAGTCTCGATCAGCAATAGACTTTGTCAATGAGAAAGCAGCGGATATTCTGTGTCATGTTGATTTACACGAAACCACAGATTCCGACAACTCAGAATTCCGCCCAGCATTGGCAGCAAGAGATGGTAAAGAGAATCACAATTGGAACATTCCTGACGGTTTCTATTTAGTCGGACATACACAAAAACCGGAAGCTAAATTTCAAAAACGTATTATCGAAGAAGTGGCTGCGGTAACACAGATTGCTGATGCAGATGACCATGGGCAGTTAATCGGTGTTGATTTAGAACAGCACGGTGTGATTAATTATGACGGTACTGCGCTAGGTTTATGTATGGGTATGACAAATGCCGCTTTTGTAACAACAACAGAAGTTTACCCTGATGGTCAAAACGCAACACCAGAAAACTGTATCGCGGGTCAAGTGGCAGCAATTAGAGGGGCCATTAAATACCTACAAAACGAAAGCCTATAA
- a CDS encoding CBS domain-containing protein — MGQYKALKTVKLEGGFQLCDHFDSEPLNMDSSAIKVVTDFTRRQPQVIAKDVDIDHALYMMKNGHVRSKLVVDEDDNFLGVVNCRDLTGRKVLSVAQRKQVSREDVCVEDVMVSKEELYAVPYEMVAKSTIGDVLETLQSLGLQHVLLVGSEGLRGMISASDIARALHIPVSILQKPTSFKEIFGVVSGKEDLAN; from the coding sequence ATGGGCCAATACAAAGCGTTAAAAACCGTTAAGTTGGAAGGAGGATTTCAGCTTTGTGATCACTTCGATTCAGAACCTTTAAATATGGACAGTAGTGCGATTAAGGTGGTGACTGACTTTACTCGCAGGCAGCCTCAGGTGATAGCAAAAGATGTCGATATTGATCATGCTTTATACATGATGAAAAATGGCCATGTGCGCTCAAAGCTCGTTGTCGACGAAGATGATAATTTCTTGGGAGTGGTAAACTGTCGCGACCTTACGGGTAGAAAGGTCTTAAGTGTTGCACAGCGAAAGCAGGTGTCGAGAGAAGATGTGTGCGTTGAAGATGTGATGGTGAGTAAAGAAGAGCTCTACGCTGTTCCCTATGAAATGGTTGCTAAAAGTACAATAGGAGATGTGCTTGAAACCTTACAAAGTTTAGGATTGCAGCACGTTTTATTGGTTGGTTCGGAAGGGCTCAGAGGTATGATCTCAGCTAGTGACATCGCAAGAGCATTGCATATTCCAGTGAGTATTTTGCAAAAACCGACCTCATTCAAAGAAATCTTTGGGGTTGTTAGCGGTAAGGAAGACTTAGCGAATTAG